The genomic stretch ATGAAGATCTCAACTTCGTCGAAAAGTGGATCAATAAAAATATCGCTCCTTTGACTGCACTGCATCTGCCACCAGAAAAACCGGATGCAACAGAGGAAAAACCACAGGTCTCAGAAGCAGGACAATCGTCAAGCGCTGAGAGCAATGACAACAGCAGTAAGAAAAGCGATACTCCAAGCGCCCAACAAAACCGCATGAACGCCGCATCGCAGTTAGCCACAGCAGCTCTATCCAAGAATATGGTCAATCCGCTGCGTCCGTCCGATAGCGGTGCAAGGACAGCTGACTACCAGGGCGATCCAGCTCGAATCTCCTACTGGATCGAACTGGCCAGAGATGGAAAAGTCTATCGATGCAATAACAAAACATCATTCAAGTCAGGTGATGCTATTAAGTTTCACATCATTCCGCAGACTGACGGTTATGCGTATGTCGTTATGAACAAAAGCAGTCGCGGTAAGAGTGCGACACTGTTTCCATCTGCCGAAACGGGCACAAACAACTTTCTGACAAAGGGTCAGGACTATCCATTGCCAAGCAAGACGTGGTTGAAGTTCGACAATAATCCGGGCACTGAAGAGGTCAGTCTCGTATTCTCGCAAAAGAAGATCTCACCGCAAAAAGAGCTGCAAGAACAGCATTATTTGACTGCGTACGTTTCGCCTTCAGAGACTGGAAAAAAGGATCTGGTGCCAACAAGAATGCAGTTGAGCTGGGATGATCCAACCCCTGTCATCATTCCCGCTGACTTTTCAGGAAGCACTCAGTTAGCCAGCCACAGCAGCCTCGTAAATCTATCGTTCAACGGACCAGGAGGCGTTTTAGCGGTCGACATTGCACTGGCGCACCAGTAAGGAATGAAGAGAAACATGATTACGGTTAAGCGAATTTCTGCTCTGGCTAGCGTTATTGCACTCTTGCTCAATGCCCAGACCGCCTACAGTGCAGATAAGGTTGCACCGTCGCCGATACCAGGTGTCGAATTCACCAAAATTCAAGACCTCAATCCAAACGCCAAACCGACGAACAATCCCATCAAACAAAAGTGGGCTGTTGTTATTGGTGCCTCTAAATTCAAAGAAAAGAGGCTGGATAACTCCGGCTCTGAAGTAGCGATGGATAAATCGGCCCAGCAGTTTTACGACTATCTCATTGATCCTCACGGCGGCAGATTTCAGCCGGACCACGTCAAATTGCTGATCAACTCGGGTGCCACGAGACAAAATATTGTGTCGGCGCTGACCAGTCCCTGGCTGGGTTCGCTAGCCGGACCCGATGACCTCGTGGTCGTGTATATCGCCACCAATGGTTTCCCGACGACGGATGGTTCCACTTATCTGTGCGCATATGATTGTGCAATAGACAACGTTTATTCCACATGCATCTCCATGCAGACATTGATGGACACGCTGCGAAAAGACGTAAAATCGCAGCGTATCATGCTCGTTCTTCAATCGTGCTACAGCGGCGCGGCAGAGCTCACGTCCGGCGCAAAAGCGTTGACGGGTACATTCAGCGGCTACAACATAGACATAGACAAAGTGGCGCTGGGCAAGGGTTACATAATTCTCTCGTCCAGTCGCCCTGACCAGATGACCTGGAGCGACGCATTCTCGCGCAATTTGATCAAGGCTTTACGCCAACAAGATGGATTGATTCCACTGAAAGACGCCTTCGAGATGGCCAAAAAGCAAACCGAAGTTGACACAAGCATCATCGGACCAACAAAGAAACAGACTCCGGTGATGAAAAGCGACTGGACCGGCAATGAGCTTGTTCTGGGAACACCGCCAATTGAAAAAGTTTCGGAGTTACCCGACGCCGTAAAGAGTTTTTTGTCTGCCGAAGCGTATTACCTGAAGGGGACCAACAAATTAACCGCAGGCGATCTCGATGGCGCGGCGCAGGAATACGAAGCAGCTATAGCCGTAGACCCTAAGTACGCAGATGCGCTCGGCGACTTCGGAGCGCTCAAGTCGATCAAAGGCGATTGGCAATCGGCAGCCAATCTTTACAAGCGGGCAATTGCAGTGCGCCCAAACGATTCACTCTTTCACGCTAACTATGCCCGAGTGCTTGAGAAGTTAGGACAGACTGACGCCAGTCGCAAAGAGCTCGAACAATCCTACTCTTTGAATCCCAAAGATCGGGTCGTTTTACAGGCTCTTGCATCGAAATGCCTGCAAGAGGGAGACCCGATCCGTGCCGTCAAGCTGCTGCAAGAGGCAGTGACCCTTTTCCCCACTTCCGAATCGCTGCACAGCAGGCTCAGCTACGCATACGTGCAAAATGGCGACATTGCAAATGCCCTCACACAAGCGAAAGAAGCAGTCAGTATCGCTCCCGATTCTCCGGCGGCCAAGCTGAATCTCGGCTCCAGCTTGCTCATGTCGGGCGATAAGAAGCAAGCCATCGAAGTTTATAAGCAAGCGATTGCCCTTGCGCCCACTAACGCCGATGCTCACTATTTGCTGAGCAACACCCTGGAAAGCGCAGGTGACAAACAATCTGCGATTGGCGAGTTAAATAAGTTCCTCGAGCTTTGCCAGCCCAACGATGCCCGTATCGCTAAAGCCCGTGCCCATTTGCAGGAGCTCGGTGCAGGCGGGGAGTAATTCCGGCACCGCCTGAAAAGACTGTTCGAACGTGCCCACTAGGCTAACTTCGGATATATAACTGGCGTAGCTAGAAGTGGCGGCACTTCTTCACTATAATCTGTAAGGAATATAGGTCGGAGGAGATGTAATGGCTGGAAAAGATGCAAAAGCTGAAAAAGATAAGGGACAGGTCGACAACGACTCGCCACCAACGTTGATCCTTGAAATCAAAACTCCATCCGGAGAAAACTGGGGTCAAATTATCGCCTCTGCTAAGGAATTCAAAACTGGCTCGACCGGTTTCTATGCCAATGGCAAAGTAACCAACCCGAATACCG from Candidatus Melainabacteria bacterium encodes the following:
- a CDS encoding tetratricopeptide repeat protein — translated: MKRNMITVKRISALASVIALLLNAQTAYSADKVAPSPIPGVEFTKIQDLNPNAKPTNNPIKQKWAVVIGASKFKEKRLDNSGSEVAMDKSAQQFYDYLIDPHGGRFQPDHVKLLINSGATRQNIVSALTSPWLGSLAGPDDLVVVYIATNGFPTTDGSTYLCAYDCAIDNVYSTCISMQTLMDTLRKDVKSQRIMLVLQSCYSGAAELTSGAKALTGTFSGYNIDIDKVALGKGYIILSSSRPDQMTWSDAFSRNLIKALRQQDGLIPLKDAFEMAKKQTEVDTSIIGPTKKQTPVMKSDWTGNELVLGTPPIEKVSELPDAVKSFLSAEAYYLKGTNKLTAGDLDGAAQEYEAAIAVDPKYADALGDFGALKSIKGDWQSAANLYKRAIAVRPNDSLFHANYARVLEKLGQTDASRKELEQSYSLNPKDRVVLQALASKCLQEGDPIRAVKLLQEAVTLFPTSESLHSRLSYAYVQNGDIANALTQAKEAVSIAPDSPAAKLNLGSSLLMSGDKKQAIEVYKQAIALAPTNADAHYLLSNTLESAGDKQSAIGELNKFLELCQPNDARIAKARAHLQELGAGGE